From the genome of Solanum dulcamara chromosome 12, daSolDulc1.2, whole genome shotgun sequence:
acaactcctaacacATGCTCAATATTATAATCTAGTACTAAATAAAAGACAGACCAATTTAACACTATATATACTTTCCCATAGAAGTGCATTCTCATATTATATCTCAAGGGTTTTTAActatttgatcattttttcttcataaatatttttggtccaTCTTTAATATAAAGTTACAACTAATATTATGGGTATCTCATCAACCCGTGTTACTGGAATATTTCTCTTAATTGTTCTTTTTAGTGGCATTATGGTTTCTGCTGACGTGTTAGGGCAGCGCATGCTCGGCGCAGGCGGCTCAGGAGGGGGCGGTGGTGGAGGCTTATTTGGCGGGGGAATGGGTAATGGTGGAAATCTTGGATCAGCAAGTTTTGCCACTGGACTTGGCGGCAGTTTGCTTGGTGGTGAAGGTATCGGTGCTGATGGTGGTGTACACTAAATTAATTTATCTTGATTACAAAATTATTATTGCCTAATAAGTGGTGTTTTTACTAATTTGGAGATGGTGTCATGAAATTGATTGTAATTGGTGTAGTAATTCTTTTGGTTTAGCTCTTTctttcatgaattttgattcataAAAGAAGAGCTACATTTTTTTAACATGTTGtatcacttttatttatttaacggaaaatggcctaaaatgctcttgaactaTTTTAAACGGTACAAAAATGTCTCTCATTCATCTATTAGGCTAAAATGTCCTTGACATCCACATTTAGatccaaaaatgacattttctttaacgGAAAAGAGCATGAATGACATTTTTTTACAATTTCCAATAGTTCGAGAGCATTTTAGATcctttttttgtatttaaaattctattaaataaatttttatttataattaattttaaataattaaattataaccaattaATGGTctccacgtgtttaaaaaatttattcaaattatttaattaaaattccgttaaataaattttaatttataattaattttaaataattaaattgcaATCAATGGATGACCACCACGTGTTATATCCTTTGACATCCatctttaggtccaaaaatgaccttttttcTATAATGGAAAAGGGcataaagggcattttagtaccatttccaatagttcgagggcattttaAGCCCTTTTccgtaattaaaattatgttaaatgaATTTTgacttataattaattttaaataatttaagtaGTGTGGTTTCTTCTTTCCAAAATTTTGGAGTTTTAACAATATAATGATAAATAACAGAATGCGAGCGTAATACTTTTGGAAGCTTAATGTTGTATCCCTATCTCCCGcctttctattttaatttttgaaagtgACGGAATAGGCACTATGTTGCCTACGATAGTCTCCTTATGTAATGACTTTTTAGTTTAATCATTGAATAAAAATCCTTTAttaacaaaaacaataataataataataataacataatgtgaattaattagttttacATTCCTTTCGATTTATGTTAAAATTGCAATTAATCGATATGCTAGAGTTTGCGGTTAACAACACCGTTAATTTGAGTAAAATTTTGTAGATGTAATCTCTACTTGcgcaaattaattaaattttgattgaaTAAGCTTTTCCTGCTCTGATATAAGTTGAAATTCTCAAAGTTGAGAGTAAAGTATAAGTAAAATGTCAAAATATCAGAATAAAAGATACAATgctaattggaaaaaaaaagaagaaaaatgcgGTAAATTTGGAGGTAGTTTTCACTTTTTGCTATTTGATATCTTTATGATGCATAGAGCTGTCAAAACAGACTAGTATTATCAAATTTAATTTGAACGACATATAGAATTCGATAAATCAATCCACTCAAATGTGACAGTGATATGATGTCAGTTGGGTGACGAGTACTTTTTCATGCAATTTCTCGAGTAAGACCCGACACAATTATTCCCATTTTCACTATTTaaagagcaaaaaaaaaaagaataaaaacttATATTCAAGATGATCAAGTGAATTCATTAATCTCGGGAAAAAAGtgaattcattaatgaaataaaattcAACTTATATATCTTCTCATTTCGATGAGTTCTTGAAATATGGTTATTAAATGTAAACTCATATGTCATTCATCAATTTCTCTTCTTAAGAGTTAATATTCTATTACGTgtcttttatttgttttgaggtttgattaattttaaattgtattataaattattttttaaggggTAAAGTACTTTCTTTCAAAGGCGGATTTATTTATAGTATTCAAAATTTCTGATTAATAATGACAAGATACTTataattataccacaacatttGGTGGTATATCAGTACTCCCACGATAACTATATAgcgtttttctttttgtattttctctaagtgtatatttatttaataatttatgagAAGAAATTAACAACTACATAAAAATGTACTTAGTGTTATCTCACAAGTGAAATTTGGGAACATGGTAGTGTCTATGCAGTCTTTGCATACCTAGTAAAGATAGATATGTTGTTTTCAATAGACCATCGACTAAAGTAAACAtatcacaacaacaacaacaacaactacccagtgaaattccacatcgtggggtctggggagggtaaagtgtacgcaaacctgactcctaccaacgTAGAACagctatttccgaaagaccctcggctcaatagaagcatagaaaaagaaaatgcaGTAGTAAAAGAGCAATATGTAAAATAGTGGAGAAATTAATAGTAACTACAACAAATAATAAAGTTAAcccatataaaaataataataggtACTCCCTccattattatttatatgtcatctttactaaaaatagatgCTCCTTAATATTTATCATGATTTCACAAAATTAATGCATAAATGACATTATTCTTTCTATTTTACCCGTGTGAGTCATTAGCTTTGAAAATATACATTTGACCAACatagaaaaactaagtaaataatTCATATCCGTTGGTCAATAATtaatcaatcaaaataaattaatttatgttaaTTCATTGATTGAAAACTTGACTTAAAAACAAACATTAAATAAGGATAGAATAGTAAACTTACTTAGTTTCTTAATGCGCGTGAAATCTAAAATTGTGACATATAGATAGGAACAAAGGGAGTGAtaattaaatcaaaaaaaaaataagatagtaGTAGAGTAATAATAGTTGATTGACAGGAAAACTAGACTATTCTCAAccacctactaaccttctaccctaggCCTTGTATCCTTTTATCTAGGATTATATCCTCAAGTCCTCGTATCCTTTTATGTCGGATTATATCCTCAATAAGCTGATGCATAAAAGAGAGAgcgagagagaaagagaaaatatCGATATCCAATTTTATTATACAACAATTATTTTTCCGATCATTCTTTCTAATCATTATGTAATATACAGACATGTTTACAAAATACAAATTGATTATATTGCTGGAAAATAACATAACCAAACTATAGTTCATGTAAAGCCACTAAGATGAGTACAAAACATTTTTTTATTCACAACCGTGCATTGCTTAATTTCTAATGATCCCGTTATATATTATTTCTAATCATTAACTAATATATTTCTTTATCCTAAGCCaatatagaagaaaaaacaACGGTATATTTGGCTGAGATCATGGAAATAATCTTATTATTCACAAATCACAATTATATATTCTAGACTTCCTAACACATGGTCAATATTATAATCGACTACTGAATAAAAAATAGACGAATTTAACACTATATATACTTGTCCATAGAAGAACATTCTCATAAATCTCACTGTTtagtcatttttttcttctattcttcataaatatttttggtccacATTTAATTTAAAGTTACAATTAATATAATGGGTATCTCATGATCAGCTCGTATTGTTGGAGTAGTTCTCTTAATTGTTCTTTTTAGTGGCATTATGGTTTCTGCCGACGTGTTAGGCCGGCGCATGCTCGGAGCAGTCGGTGGTGGCGGTTTATTTGGCGGAGGAATGGGTACAGGTGGAAGTCTTGGTGAGGCAAGTGGTGGCATGGGAATTGGATGAGGATTACTTGGTGGTAAAGGTCTTGGCATTGGGGGTGGTGGACactaaattaattaatcaaaaattGGCCAAATATATTCctgaattattaaaaataatttaaatatacccTTGATTGAGTTTGGGAGTATATTTGTCATTTTCCGTTAGTTAATTTACCTAATGCTTGCAAAAGAAATTTATAcatctatttattttaaatttctggAGATTGTATGAGTATGTGTTTGGTGTGATTCTTTTTGTATTGGATCTTTGTTTCTTCGATTTTGATTCATCAAAGAAGAGCCTATTGCATTATTCAATTCTTTTTACATATATTGTATCATTTTTTCCATGTATTCGTGTGGGGATTTTTGGGAGTTATAATTGTATCAATGATAATATTGGAGTGTGAATTActtttgtatttgttttgaaTTCAAGATTATTTTTACAGACTTGTTTAGTTTGTCTTTCATCTCCGTTATTAACTAATGGTTCTATGAGTTATGATTTCAATTTTATggatatttgattttaaaatgagAGACATAAAGTAATAATAGGTGGGTTTTAAGCTCTCGTTTGACCAtaaaatttgaagttgaaacttaaaattttaaaatttgaatctttTAAGGAGGAAATGATAAATTATGTCTTGAGACATAACTACTCTTCCTCTATCTATATTTACTTGTTCATTATTGACGTGGCACACcctaaacaataaataaaatgacaattcTACTATATCActatttgaatataataaaactaaatGTTTTGAGAAAATGACTATAGTTAATTAATAACAATGGTAAATTATGAACTAATAGATAAGTAAAACTgaacatctatttttaatataacgaacaaataaaaattaaatgaagaaaatattttgaatcaGTTATTTTTAATAAGCACGACAATGAATAAGAAAAACAACAGTAATTAATTACATTAATATCTATATGCATATATAATGTGAACCAAAGAATTTTGCAACCAGTACATTGGCAGAGAGTAACGTTTTAGCCTTAAAATGTGCGAGTAATGAATTAATACAACGTATTTGATAATAACGTTTTATGTCTGTTTACTTTGTCAGATATTTGCCTTTTtgtcattaattatttttgaataaaataattcataaaactttaCTGCCAAATACGTTTATACTAATTTtgtaaaaatttttaaaaaaatgcactattttgataaattgattTAAATAATGGCTTATTTCgataaaaaattctttaaattctCAACACAAATACTCAAGtattatataattattgatacaataaaaaatattgtaataaaaaataactaagGGTAGACATACAAATGAGGATGAGAAACTTACGACtccagaagaagaagaagagagaaaccAACATAAGTCATAACCCCTAAATCACGGAGCACTATCCCTTTTGATGAAACCATTGTCACACCCACTACTCAATTCGGATCCCAAATTAACGTGGCCCTATTGCTTGTACTCGACCCTATTGTGTCATTTCTTGTTTGTTGTTTAGTGGAGAGGAACAACATTGTGTTTTGCTCATTGTACCTATAACTTGTTGTATGAGACCGATATTAAGCATGACTAAATGTTGTTCTTCTGCAACAAACTTTAATTCTCGCTTTATTATTGTTAAACTACATTAGTCACCCCAATCCCTCTCTCTGAGAGTCAaaaattgtaatgaccctaaaggttatttttgatattttttttataaaataattattttatcactACTGATAGTTGCTACGAGTCATATTTGATCAGTATTCG
Proteins encoded in this window:
- the LOC129875695 gene encoding uncharacterized protein LOC129875695 — translated: MGISSTRVTGIFLLIVLFSGIMVSADVLGQRMLGAGGSGGGGGGGLFGGGMGNGGNLGSASFATGLGGSLLGGEARIVGVVLLIVLFSGIMVSADVLGRRMLGAVGGGGLFGGGMGTGGSLGEASGGMGIG